Proteins encoded in a region of the Nocardia asteroides genome:
- a CDS encoding DUF2784 domain-containing protein has product MLYRLLADAVAVTHFLFVAYVVIGGLLAWRFPRTIWLHLIAAGWGFSTIVAGFDCPLTHLENWARERAGQSRLPSSGFIDHYITGVIYPEDALGLVRASAAALVAASWIGYMWMMRRRPAPAVR; this is encoded by the coding sequence GTGCTCTATCGGCTGTTGGCCGACGCCGTCGCCGTCACGCATTTCCTGTTCGTGGCCTACGTGGTGATCGGCGGGTTACTCGCGTGGCGCTTTCCGCGCACGATCTGGCTGCACCTGATCGCCGCCGGATGGGGGTTCAGCACGATCGTGGCCGGATTCGACTGCCCCCTGACGCATCTGGAGAACTGGGCGCGCGAGCGCGCCGGCCAGTCGCGGTTGCCGTCGAGCGGGTTCATCGACCACTACATCACCGGTGTGATCTACCCCGAAGACGCGCTCGGATTGGTACGGGCATCGGCGGCCGCGCTGGTGGCGGCGTCCTGGATCGGTTACATGTGGATGATGCGCAGGCGGCCCGCCCCGGCCGTGCGGTAG
- a CDS encoding SDR family NAD(P)-dependent oxidoreductase, which translates to MAESMIDPEDLATCLRVLEHAGTLEKDHPDSMAVQRAVGHMFKKLKQRRRSQAREAVSAADRAVIAATATGSPNRIDDETAGIPISSATTGASAGTLTRPRPCYICKQRYTRVDAFYHQLCPDCAASSHAKRDARADLSGRRALLTGGRAKIGMYIALRLLRDGAHTTITTRFPNDAIRRFAAMDDSADWLHRLRIVGIDLRDPAQVVALADDVAAQGPLDILINNAAQTVRRSPGAYSALVEAESGPLPAGALPEVVSFGKTMQAHPTALTASLTPALTAADVAELALVAGSATPERISRGVAIDAGGLVPDLAHTNSWVQTVAEVDPTELLEVQLCNSVAPFILVSRLRPAMAAARARRKYVVNVSAMEGQFSRAYKGPGHPHTNMAKAALNMLTRTSAREMFEQDGILMTAVDTGWITDERPHYTKMRLAEEGFHAPLDLVDGAARVYDPIVQGENGTDLFGCFLKDYQPSPW; encoded by the coding sequence ATGGCAGAAAGCATGATCGATCCCGAAGACCTCGCGACCTGCCTTCGGGTCCTGGAGCACGCCGGAACGCTGGAAAAGGATCATCCCGACTCGATGGCCGTGCAGCGGGCGGTCGGGCACATGTTCAAGAAGCTCAAGCAACGGCGCCGCTCGCAAGCGCGCGAGGCGGTCTCGGCCGCCGACCGCGCGGTGATCGCCGCAACCGCGACCGGCTCACCCAACCGGATCGACGACGAGACCGCGGGCATCCCGATCAGCTCGGCCACGACCGGGGCCAGCGCGGGGACGCTGACGCGCCCGCGGCCCTGCTACATCTGCAAGCAGCGCTACACCCGGGTCGACGCCTTCTACCACCAGCTGTGCCCGGACTGTGCGGCGAGCAGCCACGCGAAACGAGATGCCCGTGCCGATCTGAGCGGCCGACGAGCACTGCTCACGGGCGGCCGCGCCAAGATCGGCATGTACATCGCGCTGCGGCTGCTGCGCGACGGCGCGCACACCACCATCACCACGCGCTTCCCCAACGACGCCATTCGGCGTTTCGCCGCTATGGACGACAGCGCGGACTGGCTGCACCGGTTGCGGATCGTCGGAATCGACCTGCGCGACCCCGCCCAGGTGGTCGCCCTGGCCGACGACGTCGCCGCCCAGGGCCCGCTGGACATCCTGATCAACAACGCCGCGCAGACCGTGCGCCGCTCCCCCGGCGCCTACAGCGCGCTGGTCGAGGCCGAATCAGGACCGCTGCCGGCCGGCGCGTTGCCGGAAGTGGTGAGCTTCGGCAAGACCATGCAGGCGCACCCCACCGCGCTGACCGCCTCGCTCACCCCGGCCCTGACCGCCGCCGACGTCGCCGAGCTGGCCTTGGTCGCGGGATCGGCGACGCCGGAACGCATTTCGCGCGGCGTGGCGATCGACGCCGGCGGCCTGGTGCCCGACCTCGCACACACCAACAGCTGGGTGCAGACCGTCGCGGAGGTCGATCCCACCGAACTGCTCGAAGTGCAGCTGTGCAACTCGGTGGCGCCGTTCATCCTGGTCTCGCGTCTGCGCCCGGCCATGGCCGCCGCGCGGGCGCGCCGCAAGTACGTCGTGAACGTCTCGGCTATGGAGGGGCAGTTCTCCCGTGCCTACAAGGGCCCCGGGCACCCGCACACCAATATGGCCAAAGCCGCGCTGAACATGTTGACCCGCACCAGCGCGCGGGAAATGTTCGAGCAGGACGGCATTCTGATGACCGCGGTCGACACCGGGTGGATCACCGACGAACGCCCCCACTACACCAAGATGCGCCTGGCCGAGGAGGGGTTCCACGCGCCGCTGGACCTCGTCGACGGCGCGGCGCGGGTCTACGACCCGATCGTGCAGGGTGAGAACGGCACCGATCTGTTCGGCTGCTTCCTCAAGGACTATCAGCCTTCCCCGTGGTAG
- a CDS encoding TetR/AcrR family transcriptional regulator: MPGLSDTTSATAGGGADPALPRRRRLEPDERRAQILACAIDMFGERPYAAVSTAELAQRAGVARGLINHYFGNKRDLYLAVVRRMVTLPKLDDMIVPTGTWRERVEASVRWLLDTIAEHGSTWVKVTSHEGVGDDPEVQQILDAADDAAAERLLLMVGLAQSAHDAELRAMVRAYGGLVKVAGREWITRGTLTREQVHELLCDMLLTLVTESLPKVDRRQ, from the coding sequence TTGCCCGGTCTCTCTGACACCACGAGCGCGACCGCAGGCGGTGGCGCCGATCCGGCGTTACCGCGCCGCCGCAGGCTCGAACCCGACGAGCGGCGCGCGCAGATCCTCGCCTGTGCGATCGACATGTTCGGCGAACGTCCGTACGCGGCCGTCTCCACTGCCGAACTGGCGCAGCGGGCCGGTGTGGCCCGCGGCCTGATCAACCACTATTTCGGCAACAAGCGCGATCTCTACCTCGCGGTGGTACGGCGGATGGTGACGCTGCCCAAGCTCGACGACATGATCGTGCCCACCGGAACCTGGCGCGAGCGCGTCGAGGCGAGTGTGCGCTGGCTGCTGGACACCATCGCCGAGCACGGCAGCACCTGGGTGAAGGTGACCAGTCACGAGGGGGTCGGTGACGATCCGGAGGTGCAGCAGATCCTGGACGCGGCCGACGACGCGGCGGCCGAGCGTCTGCTGCTGATGGTGGGGCTGGCCCAGTCGGCACACGATGCCGAACTGCGCGCGATGGTGCGCGCCTACGGCGGGTTGGTCAAGGTGGCGGGCCGGGAATGGATCACCCGTGGCACGCTCACCCGTGAGCAGGTGCACGAGTTGCTGTGCGACATGTTGCTGACGCTGGTCACCGAGTCGCTGCCGAAGGTCGATCGCAGGCAGTGA
- a CDS encoding ATP-dependent DNA ligase: MDLPVMPPVRPMLAKSAPVVPREPGLSYEPKWDGFRCVVFRDGAEVELGSRNDRPLTRYFPEVAELLKQALPQRCVVDGEIVVVTEQGLDFDTLQNRLHPAASRVAKLAAETPASFVAFDLLALGDEDLTGKPFTERRRLLETILDTALARVHLTPITHDPDVAQDWFTRFEGAGFDGVMVKSDDLAYLQDKRVMLKIKHERTADCVVAGFRWHKDGVGVGSLLLGLFDDEGHLHHVGVASSFTAARRKELVEELAPLRKNALEDHPWRQWADAAAQAAAEGKMPGGVSRWTGGKDLSWEALRPELVAEVRYEHVQSGRLRHGGRLVRFRTDRTPRSCTYAQLDEVAPAELSTLFGEGAAR, encoded by the coding sequence GTGGACCTACCGGTGATGCCACCAGTACGGCCGATGCTGGCCAAATCCGCGCCCGTGGTGCCGCGCGAGCCGGGCCTGAGTTACGAGCCCAAATGGGACGGCTTCCGCTGCGTCGTGTTCCGCGACGGCGCCGAGGTGGAACTCGGCTCCCGCAACGACCGGCCGCTGACCAGGTACTTTCCCGAGGTCGCCGAGCTGCTGAAGCAGGCGTTGCCACAGCGCTGCGTGGTGGACGGCGAGATCGTGGTGGTCACCGAGCAGGGTCTGGATTTCGACACTTTGCAGAACCGCCTGCACCCGGCCGCGTCCCGGGTCGCCAAGCTGGCCGCGGAGACACCGGCCAGTTTCGTGGCCTTCGACCTGCTCGCGCTCGGCGACGAGGATCTGACCGGCAAGCCGTTCACCGAACGCAGGCGCCTGCTGGAGACGATCCTGGACACCGCGCTCGCTCGCGTCCACCTCACCCCGATCACCCATGACCCCGACGTGGCCCAGGACTGGTTCACCCGTTTCGAGGGCGCCGGATTCGACGGCGTGATGGTCAAGTCCGATGACCTGGCCTATCTCCAGGACAAGCGGGTCATGCTGAAGATCAAGCACGAGCGCACGGCCGACTGCGTGGTGGCGGGCTTCCGCTGGCACAAGGACGGCGTCGGCGTCGGTTCGCTGCTGCTCGGGCTCTTCGACGACGAGGGCCACCTGCACCACGTCGGCGTGGCCAGCAGCTTCACCGCCGCTCGGCGCAAGGAACTGGTCGAGGAGCTCGCGCCGCTGCGGAAGAACGCGCTAGAGGACCACCCGTGGCGGCAGTGGGCCGATGCCGCGGCACAGGCGGCGGCGGAGGGCAAGATGCCCGGCGGCGTGAGCCGCTGGACCGGAGGCAAGGATCTGTCCTGGGAGGCGCTGCGGCCGGAACTGGTCGCCGAGGTCCGCTACGAGCACGTGCAGTCGGGCAGGCTGCGCCACGGCGGCAGGCTGGTGCGCTTCCGCACCGACCGGACCCCGCGATCGTGTACCTACGCGCAGCTCGACGAAGTCGCGCCCGCGGAACTGAGCACGCTGTTCGGCGAAGGCGCGGCGCGATGA
- a CDS encoding CoA transferase, which translates to MNTHARLVRDYEAGIGVTASPISPAPDPGSNLAATLPVWALAAGSIAALTAAANRMRTARGLDPVAHRIDPARITAAFSSERLLRIGGRAPTSFADLSGFFPTFDGWVRTHANYPHHRARLLAALGLPESAPVDLAVAQMAMLRASDLEDQAAAHGAVAVRVRTEEEWTASPEGQAAAAGPLVAIAPRGDRGETGLPAGAAPLRPLRGLRVLDLTRVIAGPVATRALALLGAEVLRVDPPRLPEIPWQFTDTCQGKRSTLVDLRTRGIDDLVAAADVLVTGYRPGALERAGVRAAARPGLVHGRVSAWGEAGPWGGRRGFDSIVQAASGISILEGAPAVPGALPAQALDHASGYLLAAGVIDALVARRDDGRGRDVRVALARTASWLLDAPERTPRHATAAAPSAAEVVRHGQVVTAPPALAEYPDYSWPAPAYGADSPAWPLPAH; encoded by the coding sequence GTGAACACGCACGCACGGCTCGTCCGCGACTACGAGGCCGGTATCGGTGTCACCGCCTCGCCCATCTCCCCCGCGCCCGATCCGGGTAGCAATCTCGCCGCGACGCTACCGGTCTGGGCGCTGGCCGCCGGTTCGATCGCGGCGCTGACGGCGGCCGCGAACCGGATGCGGACCGCGCGCGGTCTCGACCCGGTGGCACACCGCATCGATCCGGCCCGCATCACCGCGGCCTTCTCCAGTGAGCGTCTGCTGCGCATCGGGGGCCGGGCGCCGACGTCGTTCGCCGACCTCTCCGGCTTCTTCCCCACCTTCGACGGGTGGGTTCGCACGCACGCCAACTATCCGCATCACCGGGCGCGGCTTCTGGCCGCGCTCGGGCTGCCCGAGTCCGCGCCGGTCGATCTCGCCGTCGCCCAGATGGCCATGCTCCGCGCCTCGGACCTGGAGGATCAGGCCGCCGCGCACGGCGCCGTCGCGGTCCGCGTGCGCACCGAGGAGGAATGGACCGCCAGCCCGGAAGGACAGGCCGCCGCCGCGGGCCCGCTGGTGGCGATCGCACCGCGCGGCGACCGCGGCGAGACCGGCCTGCCCGCGGGCGCCGCGCCTTTGCGGCCCCTGCGGGGCCTGCGCGTGCTGGACCTGACCAGGGTGATCGCGGGCCCGGTCGCCACACGGGCGTTGGCGTTGCTCGGCGCCGAGGTGTTGCGCGTCGATCCGCCGCGGCTGCCCGAGATTCCCTGGCAATTCACCGACACCTGCCAGGGCAAACGGTCCACATTGGTCGACCTGCGTACCCGCGGCATCGACGACTTGGTCGCCGCCGCCGACGTGCTGGTCACCGGATACCGGCCGGGCGCGCTCGAGCGCGCGGGCGTGCGGGCCGCCGCCCGTCCCGGCCTGGTGCACGGCCGGGTGTCCGCGTGGGGTGAGGCCGGCCCGTGGGGCGGACGGCGCGGCTTCGACAGCATCGTGCAGGCCGCGTCCGGCATCTCGATTCTCGAGGGCGCGCCCGCCGTGCCCGGCGCGCTGCCCGCCCAGGCACTCGACCACGCGTCGGGCTACCTGCTCGCCGCCGGCGTGATCGACGCTTTGGTGGCGCGCCGTGACGACGGCCGAGGACGGGACGTGCGCGTGGCTTTGGCCCGCACCGCGTCCTGGCTGCTCGACGCGCCGGAGCGCACGCCGCGCCACGCCACGGCGGCAGCGCCGAGCGCGGCGGAAGTGGTCCGGCACGGTCAGGTCGTCACCGCGCCGCCCGCGCTCGCCGAATACCCGGATTATTCCTGGCCCGCGCCCGCCTACGGCGCGGATAGTCCCGCCTGGCCACTGCCCGCGCACTGA
- a CDS encoding cold shock domain-containing protein, whose amino-acid sequence MSIGKLVSFDSSRGFGFIRPEDGGPDVFVHVNDIGLDEDELRQGRVFEFEVTEGDRGPKAVNLNVVGAAPAPPARHKGKDRPTSGQLTVAEHKRLITELLLDASPALTAGEILTIRDRLTAFADQHGWLES is encoded by the coding sequence GTGTCCATCGGGAAATTGGTGTCGTTCGACAGCTCTCGGGGATTCGGATTCATTCGGCCGGAGGACGGTGGACCCGACGTGTTCGTCCACGTCAACGACATCGGCCTGGACGAAGACGAGTTGCGGCAGGGGCGGGTGTTCGAATTCGAGGTGACCGAGGGCGACCGCGGACCCAAGGCGGTCAACCTCAACGTGGTCGGCGCAGCCCCGGCGCCACCTGCCCGGCACAAGGGTAAGGATCGGCCGACTTCGGGACAGCTCACTGTCGCCGAGCACAAACGCCTGATCACCGAGCTGCTCCTGGACGCGAGCCCCGCGCTCACCGCGGGCGAGATCCTCACCATCCGCGACCGGCTCACCGCCTTCGCCGACCAGCACGGCTGGCTGGAGAGCTGA
- a CDS encoding alpha/beta fold hydrolase produces MPHRRSRSFGPPWSRRARGAPSSAWISYRPSRPDRPPPVAGPLPWSGPARAGADDEEGRPNVAGAITDSEWLRTLRSEAVVRQHLLCFPPGGGSATAYRDLAQRFGAGVAVLAVQYPGRQDRLGEDLIADLVVLADRIAQQVLAQGPVARLSLFGHSMGATVAFETARRLERAGQPVATLFVSGRPAPTFEETQRLHLASDDDLIDDLVRLASDPAPLEMLRAEPSIAELVLPAVRADYRAVETYRYQPGEPLRADIAALVSTEDPTMRPEQADEWRAHTGGEFDRATFPGGHFYLDEHGAQVADFIERHLRP; encoded by the coding sequence ATGCCGCATCGGCGCAGTAGATCTTTCGGGCCGCCGTGGTCGCGGCGAGCCCGTGGAGCGCCTTCGTCAGCGTGGATCAGCTACAGACCATCACGCCCTGATCGTCCTCCCCCTGTGGCCGGGCCGCTACCGTGGTCTGGTCCGGCTCGCGCCGGGGCCGACGACGAAGAAGGGAGACCGAACGTGGCTGGCGCCATCACCGACTCGGAGTGGTTGCGGACCCTGCGATCCGAGGCGGTCGTGCGGCAACACCTGCTGTGTTTCCCGCCGGGTGGCGGATCGGCCACGGCATACCGGGACCTCGCGCAGCGCTTCGGGGCGGGTGTCGCGGTGCTCGCGGTGCAGTATCCCGGGCGGCAGGACCGGTTGGGTGAGGACTTGATCGCCGACCTGGTCGTCCTTGCGGACCGGATCGCCCAGCAGGTGCTCGCGCAGGGACCGGTCGCGCGGCTGTCGTTGTTCGGGCACAGCATGGGCGCGACCGTGGCGTTCGAGACCGCACGCAGGCTCGAGCGTGCCGGGCAGCCGGTGGCCACGCTGTTCGTGTCCGGCCGTCCCGCGCCGACATTCGAGGAGACGCAGCGGCTGCACCTGGCCTCCGACGACGACCTCATCGACGACCTGGTGCGGCTGGCCTCCGACCCCGCGCCACTCGAGATGCTGCGTGCCGAGCCGAGCATCGCCGAACTGGTGCTGCCCGCCGTGCGTGCCGATTACCGCGCGGTCGAGACCTATCGCTATCAGCCTGGGGAGCCGTTGCGCGCAGACATCGCGGCGCTGGTCAGCACCGAGGATCCGACGATGCGGCCCGAGCAGGCCGACGAATGGCGGGCGCACACCGGCGGAGAATTCGACCGGGCGACCTTCCCCGGCGGGCACTTCTACCTGGACGAGCACGGTGCGCAGGTCGCGGACTTCATCGAACGCCACCTCCGCCCCTGA
- the ligD gene encoding non-homologous end-joining DNA ligase translates to MTESVDIETNGRTVTISHPDKVYFTKRGETKLDLVRYYQAIAEPFLSVVGGRPLLLERYPDGASGKSWFQKRVPKSAPEWLRTVEVSTPNGTTSDALVAHDLAHILWAVNQGCLGFHVWPNRADNLDIADELRIDLDPSPGITFADLVQAAFRTRDLLAELGIESWIKTSGSRGLHLYSALEPKWDGYQVRAAAVALARELERRYPDDITAQWWKEERGNRVFIDFNQNAPHKTVFGAWCVRPKVGAQVSTPISWSDLDTVVPDELTIATVPARYAETGDPWADRAPQSIAPLLEMSDRDMAAGLMDAPWPPQYPKMPNEPPRVQPSRAKKHE, encoded by the coding sequence ATGACCGAATCCGTCGACATCGAGACCAACGGCCGGACCGTCACGATCAGCCATCCGGACAAGGTCTATTTCACCAAGCGCGGCGAGACGAAACTCGATCTGGTGCGTTACTACCAGGCGATCGCCGAACCGTTCCTGAGTGTGGTCGGTGGGCGGCCGCTGCTGCTGGAGCGGTATCCGGACGGCGCGTCGGGCAAATCCTGGTTCCAGAAGCGGGTGCCGAAATCCGCGCCGGAGTGGCTGCGCACCGTCGAGGTGTCGACGCCGAACGGCACCACCAGTGACGCCCTCGTCGCACACGATCTCGCCCATATCCTGTGGGCGGTGAACCAGGGATGCCTGGGGTTCCACGTCTGGCCCAACCGCGCCGACAATCTGGACATCGCCGACGAGTTGCGCATCGACCTCGATCCCTCCCCCGGCATCACCTTCGCCGATCTCGTACAGGCCGCTTTCCGCACGAGGGACCTGCTCGCCGAACTCGGCATCGAATCATGGATCAAGACCTCCGGGTCACGCGGCTTACACCTCTACTCCGCGCTGGAACCGAAGTGGGACGGTTATCAGGTGCGGGCCGCCGCGGTAGCGCTGGCCCGCGAATTGGAACGCCGCTATCCGGACGACATCACCGCGCAGTGGTGGAAAGAAGAACGCGGAAACCGGGTGTTCATCGATTTCAATCAGAACGCGCCGCACAAAACGGTTTTCGGCGCCTGGTGTGTGCGTCCGAAGGTCGGCGCGCAGGTCTCGACGCCGATCAGCTGGTCGGATCTGGATACGGTGGTGCCCGACGAGTTGACCATCGCGACCGTGCCCGCGCGCTACGCCGAAACAGGCGATCCGTGGGCCGACCGCGCGCCCCAGTCCATCGCCCCGTTATTGGAGATGTCCGACCGGGACATGGCGGCCGGGCTCATGGACGCGCCGTGGCCGCCGCAGTACCCGAAGATGCCCAACGAGCCACCCCGGGTGCAGCCCAGCCGCGCGAAAAAGCACGAATAA
- a CDS encoding acyl-CoA dehydrogenase family protein yields MARAAWSDDEVEAVRDLAKTFFEKEVVPHEEKFVAQGHPDRALYNRAGELGLLCPAIPAEYGGGGGNFAHEAAIIEEQARAGDGSMGIPVHSSIIAPYLYEFGSEELKRRVLPKAASGEIVLSIGMTEPGTGSDLQNIKTRAVREGDEYVITGSKIFITNGWLCDGIIIAAKTDPTKGAAGVSLIFAEVGDDTPGFERGRILNKIGGKAQDTAELFFDGLRVPASDLLGGAEGQGFYQMMRMLAQERLVTAIIAVAMMEKAVQLAVDYTKGREAFGKPLFAMQNTKFELAECATITKVSRTFLDDCIDKHLRGELDIPSAAMSKYWLTDQLGIVVDRCLQLFGGYGYMTEYPISQLYTGARVLRILAGSNEVMKDLIARSL; encoded by the coding sequence ATGGCACGCGCGGCGTGGAGTGACGACGAGGTCGAGGCGGTACGAGACCTGGCGAAGACCTTCTTCGAGAAGGAGGTTGTGCCCCATGAGGAGAAATTCGTCGCCCAAGGGCATCCCGATCGCGCGCTGTACAACCGGGCGGGCGAACTCGGCCTGCTGTGCCCGGCGATCCCCGCCGAATACGGAGGTGGCGGCGGGAACTTCGCCCACGAGGCCGCGATCATCGAGGAGCAGGCGCGCGCGGGCGACGGATCGATGGGCATTCCCGTGCACAGCTCGATCATCGCGCCCTACCTGTACGAATTCGGCTCCGAAGAACTCAAGCGGCGTGTACTGCCCAAGGCCGCGAGCGGCGAGATCGTGCTGTCCATCGGCATGACAGAGCCGGGAACCGGGTCGGACCTGCAGAACATCAAGACCCGCGCGGTGCGGGAGGGCGACGAGTACGTCATCACCGGCTCGAAGATCTTCATCACCAACGGCTGGCTCTGCGACGGCATCATCATCGCCGCCAAGACCGACCCGACCAAAGGCGCGGCCGGCGTCTCGCTGATCTTCGCCGAGGTCGGCGACGACACCCCCGGCTTCGAGCGCGGGCGCATCCTGAACAAGATCGGCGGCAAGGCCCAGGACACCGCCGAGCTTTTCTTCGACGGCCTGCGCGTGCCCGCCTCCGACCTACTCGGCGGCGCCGAGGGGCAGGGCTTTTACCAGATGATGCGGATGCTCGCGCAGGAGCGCCTGGTCACCGCGATCATAGCGGTCGCCATGATGGAGAAGGCCGTGCAGCTCGCCGTGGACTACACCAAGGGCCGCGAGGCGTTCGGCAAACCGCTGTTCGCCATGCAGAACACGAAGTTCGAACTCGCCGAGTGCGCGACCATCACCAAGGTCTCCCGCACCTTCCTCGACGACTGCATCGACAAGCACCTGCGCGGCGAACTCGATATTCCCAGCGCTGCCATGTCGAAGTACTGGCTGACCGATCAGCTCGGTATCGTGGTGGACCGCTGCCTGCAACTGTTCGGCGGCTACGGCTACATGACGGAGTATCCCATTTCCCAGCTCTACACCGGCGCTCGCGTGCTACGCATCCTCGCGGGCAGCAACGAGGTGATGAAGGATCTCATTGCCCGGTCTCTCTGA
- a CDS encoding alpha/beta fold hydrolase, whose amino-acid sequence MTELLDTTETPRPDRTWTVDRDGADLAVFEWGDVAADPLVLVHGLTDTHHVWATVAALLADGFRVITYDVRGHGRSVASEELSEYRLGRLAEDFFAVIEAASPNRAVHACGHGWGAVQLWEAVCDERANTRVASFTAIAGPNLDHLGLWLRALAPRAGREIGDLGWWLRGARWALTPGAIARRLYPPRVRGLLVRQHGGVSPLPARVARTWRTDLVAGARIAHANLLHHLGKPRVRRTAVPVQLLVDATDPFIPAAVYDASARWVDKLWRRAVPADHWLPITEPLLVAEAIANFVDDLRADRATITPRSN is encoded by the coding sequence ATGACCGAACTGCTCGACACCACCGAAACGCCCCGCCCCGACCGCACCTGGACGGTCGACCGGGACGGCGCCGATCTCGCTGTCTTCGAATGGGGCGACGTTGCCGCGGACCCCTTGGTTCTGGTGCACGGCCTCACCGATACCCATCACGTGTGGGCCACGGTCGCGGCCCTGCTGGCCGACGGATTCCGGGTGATCACCTACGACGTGCGCGGACACGGGCGGTCGGTCGCCTCCGAAGAGCTGTCGGAGTATCGCCTCGGTCGACTGGCGGAGGACTTCTTCGCGGTGATCGAGGCCGCCAGCCCGAACCGTGCGGTGCACGCGTGCGGCCACGGCTGGGGTGCGGTGCAGCTGTGGGAGGCGGTCTGCGACGAGCGCGCCAACACCCGCGTCGCCTCGTTCACCGCGATCGCCGGACCGAACCTCGACCATCTGGGCCTGTGGCTGCGCGCCCTGGCGCCGCGCGCCGGCCGTGAAATCGGCGACCTGGGCTGGTGGCTGCGCGGGGCGCGCTGGGCACTCACCCCCGGCGCGATCGCCCGCAGGCTCTATCCGCCGCGCGTGCGCGGTCTCCTCGTGCGACAGCACGGCGGTGTCTCGCCGTTGCCCGCGCGGGTGGCACGCACGTGGCGCACCGACCTCGTCGCGGGTGCGCGCATCGCGCACGCCAATCTGCTGCACCACCTGGGCAAGCCGCGGGTGCGGCGTACGGCCGTTCCGGTCCAGTTGCTGGTCGACGCCACCGACCCGTTCATCCCCGCCGCCGTATACGACGCCTCCGCCCGGTGGGTCGACAAGCTGTGGCGCCGCGCCGTTCCGGCGGACCACTGGCTGCCGATCACCGAACCTTTGCTGGTCGCCGAGGCGATCGCCAATTTCGTCGACGACCTGCGCGCCGACCGCGCCACGATCACCCCGCGCAGCAACTGA
- a CDS encoding DUF4190 domain-containing protein gives MTRAERRETDRWPQASEERWSEPEPDGPWPDDEDERWPEQPPSSRRTGRLRVEIPPIVNPYAIVALVAALLGLFPVAIVFGFIAFSHPRGRVMAMFALLLGVAEITAVAGFVLLTNNWLPDLTNRTAAIAPTPLASVPTTVEPRVVTTTTAAPSPAVTTTPPESQEPVTKGAPCTEAQLGKIGSATNGGTLICLTTAGGYQWSGPHTVATAVQQAGSKCDAAGAKTGRTADGRALVCEVIGRGGTWVLWTE, from the coding sequence ATGACACGGGCAGAACGGCGTGAAACGGATCGCTGGCCGCAGGCATCGGAAGAACGCTGGTCGGAGCCGGAGCCCGACGGCCCCTGGCCCGACGACGAGGACGAACGCTGGCCCGAGCAGCCGCCGAGCAGCCGCAGGACCGGACGACTACGCGTGGAGATTCCGCCGATCGTCAACCCGTACGCGATCGTCGCGCTGGTGGCGGCCCTGCTCGGGCTGTTCCCCGTGGCCATCGTGTTCGGATTCATCGCCTTCAGCCACCCGCGTGGCCGGGTCATGGCGATGTTCGCCCTGCTGCTCGGCGTAGCCGAGATCACCGCGGTGGCCGGATTCGTCCTGCTGACGAACAACTGGCTGCCCGACCTGACCAACCGCACAGCCGCGATCGCGCCGACACCTCTTGCCTCGGTACCCACGACCGTCGAACCTCGGGTGGTGACCACCACGACCGCCGCACCGAGCCCCGCCGTGACGACCACGCCGCCGGAGAGTCAGGAACCGGTCACGAAGGGCGCGCCCTGCACCGAGGCCCAGCTCGGAAAGATCGGCAGCGCCACCAACGGCGGCACCCTCATCTGTCTCACCACCGCGGGGGGCTATCAGTGGTCGGGCCCGCACACCGTGGCGACCGCGGTGCAGCAGGCCGGATCCAAATGCGACGCCGCGGGCGCCAAGACCGGCCGCACCGCCGACGGCCGAGCCTTGGTGTGCGAGGTCATTGGCCGCGGCGGCACGTGGGTGCTGTGGACCGAATAG